A window of Rutidosis leptorrhynchoides isolate AG116_Rl617_1_P2 unplaced genomic scaffold, CSIRO_AGI_Rlap_v1 contig74, whole genome shotgun sequence genomic DNA:
ATTGATTTCTCCGGGGAAGACGACGATATCTGCGGTGGTACGACGGCTGCTTCCTGAGAAGAACCTGCCGGAGAATGCACGAGAAGACACAGAGAGCCTGTCCACGTAATCCTGAAGCCAGTTGTTCCTTCCTCCGCCAACTTCCGCGGCGAGGTTCCCTTCCGCTGTCGCCGCTTCGGTCTCCGCTTTATCTGAGGCATTCCTCCGGTGCGTTTGGTTAAGGACAATCTCGGCTTCTTCTTCTACGATGTAATCAAAAGAACCGAGTGAATACGAGCTGACTCGCGACACGTCAAAATCGATGGAGGCCGTTTGGCGGCGGCGACTTAACGAGCCGATCTGAAGACGGAAGCTGTTATTTCTTCTCTCGTCCGAAGACGGAAGCGCGGCCTTTGTCTGCTCAGAATCGGATGGAATTAAAACCGATCGACAGAGTGGACAGGTCTGGTTAGTCATAAGCCACGTGTCGATACATCCGACGTGAAACGCATGGCAGCACATAGGGAGAAGACGGAGCTGATCCTCGGCCTCGAATTTAGACAAACAGACGGCGCAATCGCCGGTGTTGAACGTCGACGGAGCGCGTCGTGATGTGACTGATGCAAACGTGAAAATCGGAAGCGATTCGATGAGCGAATTGAATGCGGCGAAATCAATTTTGGAGTTTTCCGGCGAAACTCGACGACCTGAGTGACGGAGAGAGTCTAGTGCTGCGACAGAGGAAGCGGCGGAGTTTACGGTAGACAGGTGACGGATGCATCTCCGATTGAGGAGGCGGAGGAGAAGGCAGATTCCGACTGAGATTACGAGCGTCGACGTCAAAATCAGAATAATAATCGTAATGCTCGGACTCAACGTCGACGACCACCACGAAGACGAAGATGCGGAATCACCTACGGAATCAGCTGTTTCATTGTTCGATTCTCCTCCTCCCGGTGTCGTCGCCACCGCCATTAAAATGGCTAATTCAAAGACCATCACTGCTGATAGTAGAAAGAGAAACGTAAGAAATGGAGTTTTTAAGGGAGTAATTTTTTTTCCCCAGTTTTAGCTGAGAATTAGGAGCTCCCCTGTTCATATAGATATAGGTAAGGGAAGATCACGTGAAAGGCACGTGTATGAGTATAATGATGTGGCAGTTTTTAATTGGTGAGATTTTTATCAGTTGGTGTACGGGAGATGACTTGCTTGCATTATCGGTAATTGAGATTGGTCGGGTTGGGTTGATCTGGTAAAGAGACTGAGAGCTCTCAGCATTTATAACTTCCAGGGATTTTAAGTTGGCCGTTTGGAAGAGTACGGATTTTCTTATCGAATTAAAAAAGTCCGATTGCAATTTTCTTATTAAAAAAATGTTTGTTATCAGCAGGTAacgaaataaaataaaattatataatcaATTTCATACATTCATATTTATATCGATATAACAAAGATATTTGGAAAGAGCAAGAAAATGTTGGTTTGCCTTTATCCATGGAGAAAAGTtagttgattatttattttattttaataaattcATCCGGACATGATATACCATGAATTCTTCTCTAAATTCTTAATCAATTCGACCAATTATATTGAcaaaaaattacaaatttatatcaTATTTTCCAATGCTAGACAGAAATTACGGGTTGTTTTTTCAAAGGAAAAAACTATAGTTCCATTTTGAAAATAATTCTATACTACGTGAGGACCATGTGGCTATAACCATTGACCATTGCACCTAACCCAATGAAGCTAGCTGCTTGCATTAATACAAACAACATTATCCGCAAAAAATTCATGAGTAATTTCGAAACAGACTTTTAATTAAGAAGTTGATCTCTAGATAATGTAACAATCTCGTTAACACAAATGCTATTAATTACTTGTTGTATGATTTAATATGCATTGGATAATACAATAAGCGAGCATGACTCCCTCATAATCCTAAGATCAacaataaaaaatgtaacttaatgCAGCATTACACCATCATGAACtcctatattaaaattataatataatgcAAAAATCAGTTGGAAGTTTATAATATAGACTGATGATACtttctattaaaaaaaaaaaaaagaaagactgATAATACTTTCTGATTTTTTATTTTCTAAAAAATTGAAGATAAATATCAATGTTGTGGTTAAAAAACTTAAAAGAATTGGATGTATTAAGTTAAATATATGATTCTATCTAATCCATAAAATCACAAAAGTGGTTTaaaattaaaaccctatcataaacTTTAATAGTTGAGTATATATAGTATAGGTGAACAACTTTGTTTCTTCAAAAGGCCAACTTACAAACAAAACTTCCCGTACCACTAAATTCTTGAAAATTAAATAACAGCCATTAATTCCTTTTGGACTTTTCTCAACAACTGAATCCATGATACTTAATGTTAAGATATACTTGCAATTCTCCGCCTTAATTAGTTTTGGTTCTAACTAAATCACCTATAAATTTTGAATGTTTATATATGATACAAATTACAATATACTACCCAAAATTAATTTTGGCTCCAAATCGATTTTGATGCCGTCCGATTCGAGAACCCAATAAATTAATCCAATCAGTTTAAGATAActtgtaaacaaaaaaaaaaaaaaaacaatttagaTACCTCCATTTCAAATAAATTTGTACAcataaatgaaatataaatatgGAGGGACCATAAAATGGGAAAAGGAAATTGTTGCCATCGTAAAATCAAAGTGAATAAAGCTTTTAATTTTGTCGATGTCTAATATATGCCAATATACTGGGGACAAACAACTAGCTCAATTCTTTGTTGACAATAATGTCAATGTCAGCAATCCTCGTACGTTATCATTTCAACCTAGCTCAAATAGATAAACAAACTACGTACCAGTGTCCGAGTTTTCATTCTGACAGTATAGAGATGATCAGAACATGAGGAAAAACTATAACTCCATAATTCTAAACAATAAACAAGTCCATCAAATAGATAAAATGTAACTACATGTATTTGATACATATCATTAGCATTACAAAGTTCCTAAACCACTGTGTTGTGTAATCTGCTCTATAGAATGTGACGCTATATGGAATTAATCAAGTTGATTGAACAATTTGTCTCAGCTGCCAAACCCAGAAGTACATGATCCCAAATGCACAAAATATGGAGATGGACAATAAGGGTACAAAAGGAAACTTATCTCTGAGAAGAATAGTGTGCAAAAACTGACCATATAGCTCAACATCGACAAGACCAGTCAGGTAAGTCTTCATTAGCCAACCAACGGTAAAAAGATCGTCCAATATTAGGAACACTAGGACTTCTTTTCAATTTTAAATTATTGCCTTTTTTGTTTGCTGGCACAATTGATTTAGCTACAATGGGAAATTTGGCAGAAAATCCAAACCACATCAGAAGGCATTGTAACAGC
This region includes:
- the LOC139885063 gene encoding E3 ubiquitin-protein ligase ATL4-like — encoded protein: MAVATTPGGGESNNETADSVGDSASSSSWWSSTLSPSITIIILILTSTLVISVGICLLLRLLNRRCIRHLSTVNSAASSVAALDSLRHSGRRVSPENSKIDFAAFNSLIESLPIFTFASVTSRRAPSTFNTGDCAVCLSKFEAEDQLRLLPMCCHAFHVGCIDTWLMTNQTCPLCRSVLIPSDSEQTKAALPSSDERRNNSFRLQIGSLSRRRQTASIDFDVSRVSSYSLGSFDYIVEEEAEIVLNQTHRRNASDKAETEAATAEGNLAAEVGGGRNNWLQDYVDRLSVSSRAFSGRFFSGSSRRTTADIVVFPGEINDLEANRVGEEITEMFRWFSGV